The following are from one region of the Canis lupus dingo isolate Sandy chromosome 19, ASM325472v2, whole genome shotgun sequence genome:
- the LOC125753049 gene encoding uncharacterized protein LOC125753049, translated as QQDQQSCTSTSTTNSSSFSGRTSTSSTSYTNSTSSTRTTTNSTSCSNSTTTSSTSTSTTSSTSNTGSTSTSTTRTIRTSSTSTSTTCSTSIPRPSTSSTSSSSPIACRTITSSSTTTTTTSSTTITTCSTSCTTSTPTSTCTTSSTSITGSTSTSTTRTIRTSSTSSTSTSATSITSTSSTRGNSSSSCSPSIS; from the coding sequence CAACAGGACCAGCAGTcctgcaccagcaccagcaccaccaacaGTAGCAGCTTCAGCGGCaggaccagcaccagcagcaccagctaCACCAACAGCACCAGTAGCACCCGGACAACCACCAACAGCACAAGCTGCTCCAATAGCACAACTAcaagcagcaccagcaccagcaccacgaGCAGCACCAGCAACACCGGCAGCACCAGCACTAGCACTACAAGGACCATCAGGAcctccagcaccagcaccagcaccacctgCAGCACCAGCATCCCCCgccccagcaccagcagcaccagcagctccagcccCATCGCCTGCCGCACTATCACCAGCAGCAgcacgaccaccaccaccaccagcagcacaaCCATCACCACATGCAGCACAAGCTGCACCACCAGCACACCAACCAGCACctgcaccaccagcagcaccagcatcacaggcagcaccagcaccagcactaCAAGGACCATCAGGACCAGCAGTACTTCCAGCACCAGTACTAGTGCCACCAGcatcaccagcaccagcagcacaagAGGCAACAGTAGTAGCAGCTGCAGCCCCAGCATCAGCTGA
- the LOC125753059 gene encoding uncharacterized protein LOC125753059 has product MTSSSTSSSGSTIRRTTSTSSTSSTNTSTTRTIRTTNASSTSNTISPSPSPSSTSSHRPSTSSTITSSSSSTTTTTTSSTTITICSTNRSTTSTSTTTTRNMRTSSTTSTTSTSTSTSSTSSTSPSPSPSKTSTSSTTSTTSTCSTTSSSSSSTSHTVCKTHQDQHQQHKLHQ; this is encoded by the coding sequence AtgaccagcagcagcaccagcagcagcggGAGCACCATCAGGAGGACCACCAGCACTAGCAGCACCAGTAGCACCAACACCAGCACCACAAGGACCATCAGGACCACCAACGCCTCCAGCACCAGCAACACcatcagccccagccccagccccagcagcaccagcagccaCAGGCCCAGTACCAGCAGCACCATcacctccagcagcagcagcacgaccaccaccaccaccagcagcaccaccatcaccatctgCAGCACCAACAgaagcaccaccagcaccagcaccaccaccaccaggaacATGaggaccagcagcaccaccagtaCTACCAgtaccagcaccagcaccagcagcaccagcagcaccagccccagccccagccccagcaaaaccagcaccagcagcaccaccagtaCCACCAGCACCtgcagcaccaccagcagcagcagcagcagtaccAGCCACACCGTCTGCAAGACGCACCAGGACCAGCATCAGCAGCACAAGCTGCACCAATAG